The Megalops cyprinoides isolate fMegCyp1 chromosome 19, fMegCyp1.pri, whole genome shotgun sequence genome has a window encoding:
- the atp6v0ca gene encoding ATPase H+ transporting V0 subunit ca yields MSAESPEYSPFFAVMGASAAMVFSALGAAYGTAKSGTGIAAMSVMRPELIMKSIIPVVMAGIIAIYGLVVAVLIANNISEKVTLFKSFLHLGAGLSVGLSGLAAGFAIGIVGDAGVRGTAQQPRLFVGMILILIFAEVLGLYGLIVALILSTK; encoded by the exons ATGTCCGCCGAAAGCCCCGAGTACTCCCCATTCTTCGCAGTGATGGGTGCATCTGCGGCTATGGTTTTCAGCG CCTTGGGAGCAGCATATGGCACAGCTAAGAGTGGCACGGGCATCGCTGCCATGTCGGTGATGAGGCCAGAGCTGATCATGAAGTCCATCATCCCTGTGGTCATGGCGGGTATCATAGCCATCTACGGCCTGGTGGTAGCAGTGCTGATCGCCAACAACATCTCAGAAAAAGTCACTCTCTTCAA gagtTTCCTCCACCTAGGTGCAGGCCTGAGCGTGGGTCTGAGCGGCCTGGCTGCTGGCTTTGCCATCGGCATCGTCGGGGACGCTGGAGTCAGGGGCACGGCACAGCAGCCCAGGTTATTCGTGGGCATGATCCTCATCCTCATTTTCGCTGAGGTGTTGGGGCTCTACGGTCTCATTGTGGCCCTTATTCTCTccacaaaataa